Proteins encoded in a region of the Candidatus Moanabacter tarae genome:
- the mrdB gene encoding Peptidoglycan glycosyltransferase MrdB: MPFRLRKNYQELFAQASHQRTDWVQPVCIVILGITGVFFIYSAQAYSEYSQWMRQIVWLFIGASIYLTLARIDYNLFLEKGHLIYYACIGLLLMLELSSPPFNLPFLGIKRFNAWRWLDFGVAYIQPSEAAKIGVLIIVSSLLARSEIGTFRESLVVLGKVGLVVLIPILLIFMQPDLGSALVFPPVVFALLYVSKLSKRFFAAVFVIFLLLMGILTVDIYRYNVFLKENDIPAFQIGGRFEKHSWVPLKDFQRNRILGFVAPNAVDPRGIGVSWNLRQSLISVGSGGLTGKGWSEGTQAKLGYLPQSVAHNDFIFSVLAEEKGFLGSVVVIGLYMLMLGNGIRIARSARDRFGMLLAVGVSIIFMVHVFVNIGMTIGLMPITGLPLPFLSYGGSFILSCCILQGLVQSVYRYRRDFS; encoded by the coding sequence ATGCCTTTTCGTCTACGAAAAAATTACCAAGAACTTTTCGCCCAGGCCTCCCATCAAAGGACCGATTGGGTGCAACCAGTTTGCATTGTGATACTGGGAATTACTGGCGTGTTTTTCATCTATTCGGCCCAAGCTTATAGCGAATACTCCCAGTGGATGAGACAAATCGTCTGGCTTTTTATTGGTGCCAGTATCTATCTCACTCTTGCTAGGATCGATTACAATCTCTTCCTGGAAAAAGGGCATCTCATATATTATGCGTGCATCGGACTCCTCCTTATGCTGGAACTCTCCTCTCCCCCTTTTAATCTTCCCTTCCTCGGTATCAAACGATTCAACGCTTGGCGCTGGCTTGACTTCGGTGTAGCCTATATACAGCCCTCCGAAGCGGCTAAGATTGGCGTCCTCATCATAGTCTCAAGTCTACTCGCTCGGTCAGAGATAGGAACTTTTCGCGAGTCCCTAGTTGTCTTAGGAAAAGTCGGTCTCGTCGTCCTTATACCAATTTTATTGATTTTTATGCAACCGGACTTAGGATCGGCCCTCGTATTTCCCCCCGTGGTGTTTGCTCTTCTATACGTATCGAAACTATCCAAGCGGTTCTTTGCCGCCGTCTTTGTTATCTTCCTCCTGTTAATGGGGATACTAACGGTGGACATTTATCGATACAACGTCTTTCTGAAAGAGAATGATATCCCTGCCTTTCAAATTGGCGGACGGTTTGAAAAACATTCGTGGGTTCCTCTCAAGGACTTCCAGCGCAATCGAATTCTTGGCTTCGTGGCTCCTAATGCTGTCGATCCCAGAGGTATCGGGGTGAGCTGGAACCTTCGCCAGTCGCTCATCTCTGTCGGTTCTGGTGGCCTCACCGGAAAAGGTTGGAGTGAGGGCACGCAAGCAAAACTGGGCTACCTTCCCCAATCGGTTGCCCATAACGATTTCATTTTCTCGGTACTGGCAGAGGAAAAGGGATTTCTCGGAAGTGTGGTTGTGATAGGTTTGTACATGCTGATGCTGGGGAACGGCATTCGAATAGCCAGAAGCGCTAGAGACCGCTTCGGAATGCTTCTCGCCGTCGGTGTTAGCATTATTTTTATGGTACACGTCTTTGTCAATATCGGCATGACAATCGGTCTAATGCCTATCACCGGCCTACCGCTTCCATTTCTAAGTTACGGAGGGTCCTTTATTTTGAGCTGCTGCATTCTTCAGGGTCTTGTCCAGAGTGTCTACCGTTATAGGAGGGACTTCTCGTGA
- a CDS encoding Decaprenyl-phosphate phosphoribosyltransferase gives MTEKEEKSTGAREDLRSKSTDSHFEESNEVPLCVDLDGTLVYSDTSWESVIRLLRRWPWMVVCFPFWLLRGRAHFKAEVASRVNFEPECLGYIEEILEFLNDEKAKGRLLVLATAANQSVADIVSRYLGLFDRALGSDEKINLKGPRKAEALVGSYGKQGFDYVGNDQADIAVWEQARIAYVVNASEGLRRRMSDMGSHIEKMPMLNLNLCDFARALRMHHWIKNALLLVPLVAAHRFADISEWTKLMIGVIAFGFCASSTYLVNDLLDIESDRRHRSKRARVIASGKLRISKGIYLALGLLAVGVLLSLGLPESFLACLLIYWLGANLYSLFLKQIYLVDVVVLTGLYFIRILSGAEIVDVVVSPWLFVFSLFFFLSLALSKRYVELLRIADLPVTKIPGRGYGTGDGWVVLFLGVGSGVLSIVVLAFYMNSGHIDTLYRKAEFIWIGVLLTLVWISRVWYRAKRGLLDDDPIIFAIKDRTSYVILGLIIVCVLLSSPILGR, from the coding sequence GTGACAGAAAAAGAAGAGAAATCAACAGGAGCTAGAGAAGATCTAAGATCAAAGTCGACAGATTCACATTTTGAGGAATCTAATGAGGTCCCATTGTGTGTGGATCTCGATGGTACACTGGTTTACTCGGACACTTCGTGGGAAAGCGTAATCAGGTTGCTACGACGTTGGCCATGGATGGTTGTTTGCTTTCCCTTCTGGTTGTTGCGGGGGAGAGCCCACTTTAAGGCTGAGGTCGCTTCGAGGGTCAATTTCGAGCCCGAATGCTTGGGGTACATCGAGGAGATTTTAGAGTTTCTCAACGATGAGAAGGCAAAGGGCCGCCTTCTCGTCCTGGCAACAGCAGCCAACCAGTCGGTTGCGGACATCGTATCGCGGTATCTTGGTCTTTTTGATCGGGCTTTAGGTAGTGATGAGAAGATCAATTTGAAGGGACCACGAAAAGCAGAGGCCCTGGTTGGTTCCTATGGGAAGCAAGGTTTCGACTATGTTGGAAATGACCAAGCCGATATCGCCGTTTGGGAACAGGCTCGAATAGCCTATGTAGTCAACGCTTCAGAAGGATTGAGGAGGCGGATGAGCGATATGGGAAGTCATATCGAGAAGATGCCAATGTTAAATCTTAATTTGTGCGATTTTGCCCGTGCTCTGCGGATGCACCATTGGATCAAGAACGCTTTGTTGCTTGTGCCGCTTGTGGCGGCCCATCGCTTTGCTGATATTTCGGAATGGACCAAACTGATGATAGGGGTTATTGCATTTGGGTTTTGCGCTTCGAGTACCTACTTGGTAAATGATCTGCTTGATATAGAATCAGATCGGCGGCACCGATCGAAGCGAGCTCGAGTGATCGCTTCGGGTAAGCTTCGGATTTCAAAGGGGATTTATCTCGCTTTAGGGCTATTAGCAGTAGGTGTTTTACTATCGCTGGGTTTACCTGAGAGCTTTCTTGCCTGTTTGTTGATTTATTGGCTGGGAGCTAATCTTTATTCGCTTTTTTTAAAGCAGATTTATCTGGTCGACGTGGTTGTTTTGACAGGCCTCTACTTCATAAGGATTCTTTCAGGAGCTGAAATAGTGGATGTTGTTGTATCTCCTTGGCTATTTGTTTTTTCCCTTTTCTTCTTTCTGAGTCTGGCTCTGTCAAAGCGTTATGTTGAGTTGCTTCGAATTGCGGATCTTCCAGTTACAAAAATCCCAGGACGGGGCTATGGGACTGGAGATGGCTGGGTTGTTCTTTTTTTGGGGGTGGGGAGCGGAGTCCTCTCTATAGTAGTTTTAGCTTTCTATATGAACAGCGGTCATATTGATACGCTGTACCGCAAGGCAGAATTCATTTGGATCGGGGTACTCTTGACGCTTGTCTGGATCTCGAGAGTCTGGTACCGGGCAAAGCGTGGCTTATTGGATGACGATCCCATAATTTTTGCTATCAAAGATCGAACTAGCTATGTCATTTTGGGGTTGATTATAGTTTGTGTGCTACTTTCGAGTCCGATATTGGGACGATGA
- the dprE1 gene encoding Decaprenylphosphoryl-beta-D-ribose oxidase, with protein MMAEFKSWGRTVECEAEAKPVYWRNESFPYLREGETCLSYAFGRSYGDSCLNPGGAMLKTEGLDRFIEFDDQQGILRCEAGVSLSSILKVIVPRGWFLPVCPGTKNVSVGGAIANDVHGKNHHVAGTFGCHVERFELLRSNDQRLICSSKENPDYFSATIGGLGLTGLITGVDLRLKKIETAYVDSEVIPFRDLSEFFRLIKDEEEYEYSAAWVDGMARRGQVGRGVYFRANHCSSATGKRLTAHSSGGLPGMIIPRWLLNRHSTRMFNGLYCYRQRLEGKVRQVHYDSFLFPLDGFTNWNRIYGGRGFHQYQLVVPESCDEGEMLEILNFMAGSHLPIPLVTIKRFGTIKSPGMLSFPMPGLTFTIDFPNQGEGTKRLHRQLDDWVIGHHGRLYPAKDTRMSADMFLQGYSAVEKFVRFVDPRFNSGFWKRVTSKPGTKDNCFRV; from the coding sequence ATGATGGCCGAATTCAAATCTTGGGGGAGGACGGTAGAGTGTGAGGCAGAAGCAAAACCCGTTTATTGGCGAAATGAATCATTCCCGTATTTGCGTGAAGGTGAAACATGCCTATCCTACGCTTTCGGTCGCAGTTATGGTGATTCCTGTCTGAATCCCGGTGGGGCCATGTTGAAGACAGAAGGTTTAGATCGATTTATAGAATTCGATGACCAGCAAGGGATTCTCCGGTGTGAGGCTGGGGTATCACTGAGCTCAATTTTGAAAGTTATTGTGCCACGTGGTTGGTTCTTGCCGGTTTGCCCCGGGACGAAAAATGTTAGTGTAGGAGGAGCGATTGCTAACGATGTACACGGGAAGAATCATCATGTTGCAGGAACCTTTGGGTGTCACGTGGAGCGATTTGAGCTACTGCGATCAAATGACCAGAGACTAATCTGTTCCTCGAAGGAGAACCCCGACTACTTTTCTGCCACTATTGGCGGTCTGGGGCTCACTGGGCTGATCACTGGGGTAGATTTGCGATTGAAGAAGATCGAAACCGCGTACGTCGATTCAGAGGTGATTCCATTTCGGGATCTCAGTGAATTTTTCAGACTGATTAAAGATGAGGAAGAGTACGAGTATTCTGCGGCTTGGGTGGATGGGATGGCGAGGAGAGGTCAGGTTGGCCGGGGAGTTTACTTTCGTGCCAATCACTGTTCCTCCGCTACTGGGAAAAGACTGACTGCCCATTCAAGCGGCGGATTGCCCGGGATGATTATACCTCGGTGGTTACTGAATCGTCATAGCACAAGAATGTTTAATGGGCTCTATTGTTATCGCCAGCGTTTAGAAGGGAAGGTACGACAGGTGCACTATGATTCCTTTCTCTTCCCGCTGGATGGTTTTACCAATTGGAACCGCATCTATGGTGGCAGAGGATTTCATCAGTATCAGCTTGTCGTTCCTGAATCGTGCGACGAGGGGGAAATGCTTGAAATTCTGAATTTCATGGCTGGTTCTCACCTCCCAATCCCGCTTGTGACAATTAAGAGATTCGGAACTATCAAGTCACCGGGAATGCTTTCCTTCCCGATGCCCGGCCTCACTTTTACTATTGATTTCCCAAATCAAGGAGAGGGAACGAAGCGTCTCCACCGGCAGTTGGACGATTGGGTCATAGGTCACCACGGGAGGCTCTATCCAGCGAAAGACACGAGGATGTCAGCCGATATGTTTTTGCAGGGCTATAGCGCAGTTGAAAAATTCGTCAGGTTTGTTGATCCGCGGTTCAATTCGGGGTTTTGGAAAAGGGTAACGAGTAAGCCGGGTACTAAAGACAATTGTTTTCGAGTTTAA